Genomic window (Halalkalicoccus subterraneus):
GTATTGGAAACCGAGGAACACGCCCAGCGCGGCGCGCTCGTTGGGTTCGAGTTCGAGCAGGTTCCACGTTCGTTTGTCCTCGGGGATCTTGAAGTCCTCGCCGAAGTCGCCCTCCTCGAGGTGGATCAGCACCTCACCCTCAGTGACCTCGTAAGCCGGGTGGCCCGCGATGACCTTCGCTGTCGTGGACTTCCCGCTCCCGTTGGGTCCCATCAGTGCGTGGATCTCGCCCGAATGAACCTCGAGGTTCACACCGTTCAGGATCGTCTCTACCTCGTCGTCGTCCGCCACTTCCGCGTGTAGGTTTTTCAGTTCAAGTGTTGCCATAGTGGCTCCTCAATCGGCTAGACGGAGGGTCGTCGTGTCCATAATGGTTTCGTCTTCCCCCGAATCGGTTTTCGAATCGGTAACTTTCCTTCATATATCCATAACACAGCCGCTATACGAAGCTGCTGAGCCCCGTCTGCTGTTGGCCCGACTTCACCTCGTCCCACGAGATATCGAGCGCGGTGAGCACCCGCGAGATCGGTTTCTGGAGGGTCTTTTCGAGCATCGCGTCCCTATCGACCTCGAACTCCTCGGGAACCTGATCGGCGTACTCGAAACAGATCACGTCGGGGTTGCGCTTGAACTCGCGATACAGCGCGTTTCGCTGCGGGTCGAGACCCCGCTCTTCTTCGATGCCCCGGAAGAACTTCGGGTGGACCTTCTTGATGTAGACCAGTTTCGGCTTGCTTCCGCGATTGAAGTTCGTCCCCAACAGCAGGTTCGCGTACTTCGCGCCCCGGACTTGAGCGGTGTCGGTGTCGTAGTTGTCCAGTCGCTTCCCGATCCCGCCGGGGACCGCGATCCGGTCGAGGTCGATCTCGCCCGCCTGGAAGTCGGTAACGACGTCGTGGACGTAGCTCTTTACCTCCGCGAGGTCCTCCCCGAGGACGATCATCTCG
Coding sequences:
- a CDS encoding DNA polymerase domain-containing protein, which encodes KKRYAGHIIWKEGKDVDDIDITGFEYKRSDIAPITKEVQKDVIEMIVLGEDLAEVKSYVHDVVTDFQAGEIDLDRIAVPGGIGKRLDNYDTDTAQVRGAKYANLLLGTNFNRGSKPKLVYIKKVHPKFFRGIEEERGLDPQRNALYREFKRNPDVICFEYADQVPEEFEVDRDAMLEKTLQKPISRVLTALDISWDEVKSGQQQTGLSSFV